Below is a window of Geomonas oryzisoli DNA.
GTCCGAGGTGGCTGAGGTGGTCGTGGTGGCGCCGGACCGCGAGCAGAGCGCGGTTTCCCACGCGCTGACGCTGCACCACCCTTTGCGGGCCGCGCGCATCGCCGACAACATCTACTCCGTCGAGGGGACGCCCACCGACTGCGTCAACCTCGGCATCCACAGCCTCCTTTCCTTTCGTCCCGACCTGGTCATCTCCGGGGTGAACCGCGGCGCCAATCTGGGCGACGACGTCACCTATTCCGGCACGGTCGCGGCCGCCCTGGAAGCGACCCTGATGGGGATCCCGGCCATCGCCGTTTCGCTGGTCACCCGCAGCGCGGGCGACAACTTCGATGCAGCCGCGGCCTTCGCCGCCGCCCTGGCGCAAACGGTCCACCACCGGGGACTCCCCCGCGACACCTATCTGAACGTCAACGTGCCGGACCTCCCGGCCGACAGACTCCTCCCGGCGCAGATCACCCGCCAGGGGAAGCGGAGCTACGAAGGGACCATCGTGGACAAGGTCGATCCGCGCGGCCGGAACTACTACTGGATCGGCACCGTCGATCTCAGTTTCCAGGACGTGCCCGGCACCGATTTTCACGCCGTTTCGCGCGGTCACGTCTCCATTTCGCCGCTGCACATCGACCTTACCAACCACGCCGCCATCCGCGATCTGCAGGGCTGGGAACTGCCGTGATGCTGGACTTTTAGCACGTCATTTGTTATATTTCCCCGCTGCCAAAGATCGGGGGGGGAATGAATTCAGCTGTAGCACGCAAGAGGATGGTCGCCGAACTGGTGAAACGCGGCATCACGGACCAGCGGGTGATCAACACCATGCTGGAGTTGCCCAGACACATATTCGTCGAAGAGGCGATGGCCGCCCAGGCCTACAGCGACGGTTCACTCCCCATCGGAGAGAAACAGACCATCTCGCAGCCCTACATCGTGGCGCGCATGACCGAACTACTCGCCCTTACCGGGCGCGAGAAGGTGCTTGAGCTCGGCACCGGCTCCGGTTACCAGGCCGCCGTCTTGGCCACCCTGGCCGACCGGGTCTGCACGGTGGAGAGGATCCGCCCGCTGGCCATGAAG
It encodes the following:
- a CDS encoding protein-L-isoaspartate(D-aspartate) O-methyltransferase; translation: MNSAVARKRMVAELVKRGITDQRVINTMLELPRHIFVEEAMAAQAYSDGSLPIGEKQTISQPYIVARMTELLALTGREKVLELGTGSGYQAAVLATLADRVCTVERIRPLAMKARKALDSLRLLNVNLKIGDGTEGWPEEAPFDAILVTAGAPSLPECLVQQLAPGGRLVIPVGDRVDQRLLVIRKGADGSVTREEADDCRFVRLIGKNGWNDEQ
- the surE gene encoding 5'/3'-nucleotidase SurE, coding for MKVLLTNDDGVHSPGLAALIARVSEVAEVVVVAPDREQSAVSHALTLHHPLRAARIADNIYSVEGTPTDCVNLGIHSLLSFRPDLVISGVNRGANLGDDVTYSGTVAAALEATLMGIPAIAVSLVTRSAGDNFDAAAAFAAALAQTVHHRGLPRDTYLNVNVPDLPADRLLPAQITRQGKRSYEGTIVDKVDPRGRNYYWIGTVDLSFQDVPGTDFHAVSRGHVSISPLHIDLTNHAAIRDLQGWELP